ACTCAGAAGGTGACGGCCTGGACTCCAACGGCAACGCCAGCATTTCCGGCGGGACCGTGGTGGTCAACGGCCCCACCAACGACGGCAACGGGGCCTTGGATGTGAACGGTGAACTGACCGTGACCGGCGGCACCGTAGCAGCGGCAGGCAGTGCCGGAATGGCGGTGACCCCGGGCACCTCTTCCACGCAGTCCGGTGTGCAGTTGACCTTCGACTCTTCGGTGTCTTCCGGCACGCCTGTGCACATCGTAGACGCCACGGGAGCGGTGGTGGTGACATTCGTGACCACCAAAACCATCGCATCCCTGGTGTTCTCCTCCGCCGCGATCACCGACGGTGCGACGTACACGGTGTACACGGGAGGCAGTGCTGACACGGAAGCCGGCGTCACCACAGGCTCCATCGACGGCGCAGAAGAACAAGGCACCGCGACCGCGGGCCAGTACACGCAGGCCCAAGGTCCCGGTGGTGGCGGCGGCCGCTGGTAAGTCAGACAATGGGGGACTGGATTTCGGACCAGTCCCCCATTGACGTGTTTCAGAGTGTTGCTTAGGTTTAATTTGTTGGCGCTAACACAGCCCATCAGCAAGGAACTACGTGAGCAACCAAACCCAATCCCCGGTGAAGTCACCACTCTTCAGGGACCCCATCGAGGACGGTGCCGCAGATCCCACCGTCATCTACAACCCGCGCGAGCAGGCCTGGTGGATGATCTACACCAACCGCCGCACCACGGTCCCGTTCGAGGACGGACTCAGCTGGCTCTACGGTTCCAAGCTCGGAGTTGCATCATCCACGGACGGCACACACTGGGACTACCGCGGAACCCTTGAGGGCCTTGACTTCGAATGGGGCCACAACACTTTCTGGGCACCCGAAGTCTTCGAGCACGCGGGCACTTTCCACATGTACGTCAGCTACATCCGCGGCATCCCCGCCCACGGCAATCCGCATTCCATGGAAATCCACCACTACACCAGCCCGGACCTTCTGGCATGGACCCACCACGGATTAGTTCCGCTGAGCTCCAACCGGGTCATCGACGCCTGCGTGCACCCACTCCCCGGCGGCGGATTCCGCATGTGGTTTAAGGACGAGGTGCAAGGCTCGGAAACCTGGGCGGCGGACAGCGACAACCTCTTCGATTGGAAGGTCCGGGGCCACGTACTGACCACACCCTCGGGCCACGAAGGGGCCAACGTTTTCCGCCTGGGCGGCTGGTACTGGATGATCGTGGACACGTGGTCCGGCCAGGAAGTGTACCGCTCTGACGATCTCGATTCATGGGAGAAACAAGGGGTCATCCTGGACGCAGCCATCGGCGACACCTTCGCACGGACCGATGATGTGGGGCCGGGCCTCCACGCAGACGTGGTTGTCAACCATGGCCGCGGATGGATCTTCTACTTCACGCACCCCAGCCGCGCCGGTGCGAGCCACCCGACTGTCGAGAGCCGGCGGTCATCGGTGCTCGTTGCCGAACTCACCGTCCATGAGGGCGTGCTGCAGTGCGATCGGAACGCGGACAGCCTGCTGGTACTGAAGCAGCCCGAGAGCGCGTAGCTTCGCAACAGGGCTCGACGACGGTAAGCGACGTGCCGCCGTCGAGCCTCCACACGGGCAGGCCGTCCCCCTTAAGGCTCCCCGCAAACTTGATGCGAACTTGAGCCAATCGAAAAGCTTCCTTGATATAGCAGCGCCACGCTGGAAGCACGAAGCACCAATACCAAGGGGTTTCGGCAACGAATTCCAGATATGAAACACAACGATGTGGGGGAAGCAATGGAACAGGCATCAGCACTCACCGAGGTGATAGCCATCAAAGGCATCATCCAGGACCAGCACCCCGTGGATTTCTATGCGCTGGGTGTCGCCGGATGCATCGACCGGCTTGCTGCACCGCTTCGGCGCGAGGGCGTCACCGTCCATTGGCACACCCCGCACCACGGCATCGAGATCTCCTCCTCAGCCGCCGCCCTCCTGTATCACGTGGCTCAGGAGACCTTCAGCAACACCCTCAATTACGCCAATGCCAGCGAGCTCACGGTCCGACTCAACGCCGTCTACCACGGCATCCAGCTCACCATCACGGACGACGGCTGCGGTTTCGAAATCCACGCCGCGCCCAGCGGCCGCAGGCACGGATTCGGATTGCTTCTGATGTCCATAGCAGTACACGACGCCGGCGGGACAGTAGACATCGACTCCGCGGTTGGGCGGGGCACCAGTGTGAGGGTCACTCTGCCGCTGGATTGAGTCCTATTTGGGACCATATTCGGGCGCCCAACCCGTAGCCGCGCAGCTTTGCCGGACGTATTCTATAGCTACTTTTCAGCCGGGTTATCCCTACGGATTGGCACGAAAATGGCGCGGAACAAGGGTCCAAAGATAGGTCTTGGCAAGGTCCTTTTGAGGGTCTTCGGGTTCTTCTTCGTGAGCACCCTCTGCGGAGTTCTGATCACAGGATTCCTGGCACCCGTGGTTGCTTTCACCAGCACCACCGTGGGCGGTTCCCTGGGGTTCTATCAAAGTTTGCCGAGCGAGCTGAACGTTGATTCACCTTCGCTTTCCAGCACCGTGGTCTCCGCGGACGGGCAGCTCATTGCCACCTTCTATGCGGAGAACCGGGTAAAGGTCCCGCTGGAGGAGATGTCCCCGTTCATCCGCGAAGCGATCATCGCCATTGAGGACAACCGCTTCTACGAGCACGCGGGCGTGGACGCCCAAGGCATCATGCGGGCGCTGAGTTCCAACCTGACACAGGGCACCCGGCAAGGCGCCTCCACCTTGACGCAGCAGTACGTCACCAATGTGCTCAACGAGTCCCGCTTATCCGAGGGGCGTCCGGAGGATGTGGTGCTCAGCGGGCAGAAGACCGTGGGTGACAAACTGCGCGAAGTGAAGCTCGCACTTGAGCTGGAAAAGCGGTTCAGCAAGGATCAGATTCTTGAGGGATACCTGAACATAGTGTTCTTCAACCGGAACGCCTACGGCATCGAGGCTGCATCCCGCTATTTCTTCAGCACCTCCGCGATGGACCTGACCTTGCCGCAAGCAGCCCTCCTGGCTGGTCTGGTCAATGGCCCCAGCATTTACGACCCCATTGTGGATCCTCAGGCTGCACTCAACCGGC
The sequence above is a segment of the Arthrobacter sp. StoSoilB22 genome. Coding sequences within it:
- a CDS encoding ATP-binding protein, with the translated sequence MKHNDVGEAMEQASALTEVIAIKGIIQDQHPVDFYALGVAGCIDRLAAPLRREGVTVHWHTPHHGIEISSSAAALLYHVAQETFSNTLNYANASELTVRLNAVYHGIQLTITDDGCGFEIHAAPSGRRHGFGLLLMSIAVHDAGGTVDIDSAVGRGTSVRVTLPLD